Part of the Bubalus bubalis isolate 160015118507 breed Murrah chromosome 9, NDDB_SH_1, whole genome shotgun sequence genome is shown below.
GCATAcaaaggagggcagggcagggcagggcaagcAGTAAGGCAGGGTGGAGAGTCCAGTTGGGAGCCATGTCCCAGCCTCTCTCCATCACTGTTTATTGCTGGTAGCATCCCAGGCACCCTGTGTGTGTCCTGTCCTGGCTCAAGCCTGCCTTTGGGAGCCAGGTTGCTGCAAACATGTGGCTGGCTGGCCACTGCTTCAGGCCACTCCATGTCCTACTGGAGCTGGGCCTGGGCCAAGGCTTTGTCCTGGGCTTGAGTAGCAGTGTGGCCGATAGGCACAAGCTCCCTTACTGTCCAGCCAATTCAGCTGAATGTGCACCATGGGGTGGCGACCTTGTCACAGTCCAGCAGGATGTTGAGCACAGTGCAGGGGGCCCCGCCCACAGATAGGGCTGTACGGGAATCCACACGGTACTTCACAGTGCTCAGGCCTCCCTCCCGGTCCACCTTGAACTGCTCCTgagaaggaagtggggagaaaGCATGTACTCAGGGTTTTGTAGGTGCCAGCTGTCCACTGATCCCCCATGATCTCATCATCAGAGGTCCTATGATCCCCAAAGAGGGGAAAGGGAAGCTCAGAGACAGGAAGTCTCCTGCCCATGGCTGCACATCCCCATCAGCAGGACAGCAAGTGTTTTCTAGTTCAACTAATCTGGCGCCGAGAGAAGAGGCTATTTGAGAGATGTGGACTCCCGTGTCCCAGGTCTGCCTGGGATTCTGGCACCTTCGGTTGAGTCTTGTCCCCACCCCACCTGATACACATAGCCTAAATGGCCTCTGATGTCTTGGCTGACCCACAAGGCCCAGGGGCCATGGCAGCCACTAGAAGAAGGCCCTGTGCCCAAGCAGAATGCCCACAATGACCTGGGCCAAGCAGGGGAGGATGGGACCATTTGCGCACAATGAAAACTTGGTGAAAAGCTTGGGCCCGCTGGTTCCCTATATACCACACACCTACCCTGATCAAGGGACTGGCCAGCACCTGTCCACCCCTGATCAAGGGACCGGCCAGCACCTGTCCACCCTGATCAAGAGATCAGCCATCACCTGTTTTTGAGCTGCGATGCGCTTCTGGTCTCTTTTCCTCCAGGCTGGGTCATGCAGGTGGCGGAATGTCTTGTACCCAGTTGTGATACCCGAAGGGCGGAAAAGCTAAGGAGGCCAAAGGAAGCTGGATCAGGCTGCCTCTCCTGGAGGTCCTCACCACTAGGTAACAGCCCACAGGCAGGGGCCTGTATTCCCATTCTTTAAGAGAGGTGTACTAGTcggtggcagggctgggattgGAACCAGGGGTGCCATCTCCCAGCCCCAGGAACTTCATCTGAGGGCAGACAGGAACCTCAGGACTGCCATGATGGCTGAAGAAGTGgcaggttggggggtggggggagcattACCTGGAGCCCAGCTCCTTTGATGCGCCGGTAGAACTCGTCATCTTCTCGGCCCCAGCCCCAGAAGCGGTTGGACATCCCGTTGCACTGACACAAAGACAGGCAGTGTCACTTGCCCCATCCTCCCAGGGATGCTCTTTGGTCTCCTACTTGGGGGTCCCAAGCCCAAGTGGGGACAGGACAggccccctttcctcctcctcccccaaagcTATGAAGGAACACTCAGATGCTTTTGGTTCTTACAACTTCTGGTACCAGTGGGGAACAGTCAGCATACCCCAGGTTCCTTTGCCTGTTCTAATGGGGCCTTGGCTTTGTGTGAGATGAACAGTTTCTCAAAAATGTCTGACTGCTGGGAGGGGACCTCTAAGAGCTGATCATGGGCACAGTGCCAGTTCCTGCTCTATTTCTGCCTGGCCCCTACTCCCATTTCTCCTGAGGGTCTCTCTGCCCTTGTCTCTTCCTCTGTATGGAAGAAAGAGACAGTGTCTGAAGTCAGATGGCAGACATTTATTTTTGCCATGATTTCAGGCTTCATTTACATTAAGCTGGCTTCAGCCACAGATTAAACAGAGGAGCAAGAGATGGGGGTCTAAGCCACGCAGTTATTCCCACCCCAccatcccactcccacccctaccACAGTGACTGATTCACGGATTAGCCATGACTCAAGGCCGGCCAATCAAGAGCCAGCGTGGAGCAGCTGTGGGACTGCTGTCTGGGCTGCTGGAAAAGGGAGCTCCATTTTCCACCAGACTTGGGCCTAGACAGATGCAGGTTGCAGCTACAACCACTATGTTGCATCCCGAATGTCTGAAAGTAAATCCAGTCTAGAGAAGGCAGAGCTGAGAGATGGAAACTGAAATGATGTCCTGGTGATAACTGTCTGAGAGGCTGAGCAGACTTTTCCATTTTGAGAAGCAAAGAACAGGGCTTCTGAAGCTAGTTCACATGAGGGGTTCTGCTACTGAGGCAGAAACCCTCCCTAACTGGATTGCTTGGTCCTGCTCCTCTCTCATGCCTCTAGCTAGCCCTGGGCTCCCCCGCTGGCCCTAGGAAGGATCCTCCATCTACTGGGCCCCAGAACTGCCACTCCTCAGGCCACAGCCCCCATCCAGGTAGGTGTTGCCTGGCTCTGAGCAGAgcaggcatgccaggcctcaccaGCTGGTAGTGCTGCTTGGAAAGCAGCAGGATGCCACCAACGTAGGTCTTGTAGTGGTAGAGCGGGTGGAGCTCTGGGGAGGCCACGTGGAAGGGCCCAGCCTCTGGGAAGCCATAGTCCAGCTCCTCATTGAGAGGGAGCAGGTCCACGTCGTGCATGGCAATGTAGTCTGTGCTGTTGCCGCTTTCCAGGAAGCCCGCGTTGATGAGTGCTGCCCGGTTGAACCTGTGCAGGGTGCCAAAGCTGGGCAGGGGGGCAGCAAGCTTGCTCTCCCCCAGCCTCTATGTGAGAGCCTGTCCTCCACGGCAACAGACCCCAGTACCCATGCTGCCCTCCAGCTCAATGCCAACTTCACTACAGGGCTGCCCAGCTGCTCCTCCACTCATCTAatgaatgtttactgagcacctactatgtcccAGAAACTGTTCAGAGCACGGGAGATACAGCAGTGAGAAATCAaagccctgccctcaaggagctgacATTCTaataagacaaaaaaacaaaaacaacttgagTAAACATGCAACAAGCCAGTGAGTGGTAAATGTTGAGAAGAATAGTAAAGCAATGTGAGAAGAATAAAACACACTGGCAGGTAAGGGCTGTCCTTTTAGATGAGGTGGTCAGGGAGAGCCAGCGTAACAGAGTGATATGTGAGCCGAAACCTGAAGGCCTGAGGGAATGAGCCCCTGGAAATCACGGGAATGGGGCTCCGAACAGAGGGGGAAATGACCCCCAAGGCTGGAGGCTGGAGCAGTCAGCAGTGTGGTCAAGCAGAGTGAGTGAGGTTTTAGGGAATGAGGTCAGAGGGTGACAGGTCTCTGAAGGACATGGGCTTTGACCCTGCATGAGATGGCGAGCCACTGAAGGGCTAAGAGTGAAGGCATCATGTGCAGTGGCTCAGTGTTTACCGGGATCACTCTAGCTGGTATGAtaagaagagcctggaaggtgaggggtggaagcagggagacagGTTAAGAGGCTGCTACAATAATTCAGGCATGAACTGATGATGCCTTAACTCAGGTAGCAGTGGGGATGATAGGAGGGCAGATGCTAGACACACTTTGCTGGTGGATTAGACGTGTTGTGTGAGAGAGCAGGAGTGGAGGACGACCCCAGCACCTTCTGGCCTGAGCAGCTGGGAATGTGGAGTTTCCATCTCCTAAAATGAGGAAGAGGGCAGGTGGGAAATCAGGGATTCAGCTGTAGTCATGTCAGGTCAGGAGAAAGTAGAGGTCAGGtcaggaggaaggcagagaacACTGGGAGGATCATGGACTAAAGGACCTGGTGGATTCCAAGAACTGCTGGAGTATCTTCCCCAGTGGGAGTGAACTGGAGGAAAAGGAGGTGGGGGGTGCTGTGCAATGCATGGATTGTGATCATGGAGGGGAGCAGTTTTTGGTGAGGGCAAGGATTTTAAGTTAATGCCAGATTTTGAACAACCTTAAAGCCATGCCCTTGACCCTTCTCTTTCCCTAATCCCTGCAGCTAATCCACCAGCAAGCCCTGCCTGCACTTCCTCCACATTGCTTCTCTCCACCGTGTCTGCCACGATGGCAACGAGGGCAGCGCCTGCCCAACAGCTCTCTCACTCCCCTTCTTGTCCTGGTGTGGCCTAGTGCAAACAGCAGCCACAGGGACCTTTGTAAAATGGAAACCAGATCCGGGGCCTCCCTAGTCCCACACCCTCCCCGCAAGTTCCCACCACACCCAGTGAGAGGGGTCGAGCACCTCCCACCCTTCTGCTGCTGCCCCGGGTGGCCTTTCACGGGCCTGGGCTGCCTGGTACTGGACTGCTGCCGGAAAAGGGAGCAGGCAAGGGAGAGACCAGGGCAAGGTGAGGCCCAGGTGAGCGGCTGCCGGCTTGGAGGTGGTCCCTAC
Proteins encoded:
- the B4GALT7 gene encoding beta-1,4-galactosyltransferase 7 isoform X5, with product MFPSRRKAAQLPWEDGRSRLIPSGLPRKCSVFHLFVACLLLGFLSLLWLQLSCSGDVARAARGQGQETPGPSRACPPEPPREHWEEDESWGPHRLAVLVPFRERFEELLVFVPHMHRFLSKKKIQHHIYVLNQVDHFRFNRAALINAGFLESGNSTDYIAMHDVDLLPLNEELDYGFPEAGPFHVASPELHPLYHYKTYVGGILLLSKQHYQLCNGMSNRFWGWGREDDEFYRRIKGAGLQEQFKVDREGGLSTVKYRVDSRTALSVGGAPCTVLNILLDCDKVATPWCTFS
- the B4GALT7 gene encoding beta-1,4-galactosyltransferase 7 isoform X1, with amino-acid sequence MFPSRRKAAQLPWEDGRWDISSCPSPRSLPHPQQEPRGRIYRGSSLPRPIAGLASAPPQRKPPPHDNGGSRLIPSGLPRKCSVFHLFVACLLLGFLSLLWLQLSCSGDVARAARGQGQETPGPSRACPPEPPREHWEEDESWGPHRLAVLVPFRERFEELLVFVPHMHRFLSKKKIQHHIYVLNQVDHFRFNRAALINAGFLESGNSTDYIAMHDVDLLPLNEELDYGFPEAGPFHVASPELHPLYHYKTYVGGILLLSKQHYQLCNGMSNRFWGWGREDDEFYRRIKGAGLQLFRPSGITTGYKTFRHLHDPAWRKRDQKRIAAQKQEQFKVDREGGLSTVKYRVDSRTALSVGGAPCTVLNILLDCDKVATPWCTFS
- the B4GALT7 gene encoding beta-1,4-galactosyltransferase 7 isoform X3; amino-acid sequence: MFPSRRKAAQLPWEDGRSRLIPSGLPRKCSVFHLFVACLLLGFLSLLWLQLSCSGDVARAARGQGQETPGPSRACPPEPPREHWEEDESWGPHRLAVLVPFRERFEELLVFVPHMHRFLSKKKIQHHIYVLNQVDHFRFNRAALINAGFLESGNSTDYIAMHDVDLLPLNEELDYGFPEAGPFHVASPELHPLYHYKTYVGGILLLSKQHYQLCNGMSNRFWGWGREDDEFYRRIKGAGLQLFRPSGITTGYKTFRHLHDPAWRKRDQKRIAAQKQEQFKVDREGGLSTVKYRVDSRTALSVGGAPCTVLNILLDCDKVATPWCTFS